ACAGGGCTCCGGAGAGGAACATGAGCGGCGTGATGGTGAGCTGGACCAGCGGCATGGCCGACTGGATCTGCTTGACCCGGGCGGCCAGGACCACCCCGAGGGCGCAGATCATGAAGGCCATGAGGAACACCAGGACGACCAGTTCGAGCATCATCACCGGGTCGTAGGGGACGTCGACGAGCCCGGCCAGGGCGAGGATGACCAGGCTCTGGAGGGTGGCCACGGTGGCCCCGCCCAGGCACTTGCCGGTCAGGATGGCCGTGGTGCCGACCGGGGCCACCAGCATCTCCCGCAGGAAGCCGAACTCCCGGTCCCAGACCATCGAGATGCCGGCGAAGGCCGCCGTGAACAGCACCGACATGGCCAGCACGCCCGGGAACAGGAAGGTCCGGAAGTCGAGGTCGCCGGTGCTCATCAGCGACGACAGGCCGGTGCCGAGGACGAACAGGAACAGCACCGGCTGG
The window above is part of the Actinomycetota bacterium genome. Proteins encoded here:
- a CDS encoding ABC transporter permease, coding for MAIDSGAPVAAVQVPAAGLRHQVRAATVVWQREMIRFGRDRSRIVSSLIQPVLFLFVLGTGLSSLMSTGDLDFRTFLFPGVLAMSVLFTAAFAGISMVWDREFGFLREMLVAPVGTTAILTGKCLGGATVATLQSLVILALAGLVDVPYDPVMMLELVVLVFLMAFMICALGVVLAARVKQIQSAMPLVQLTITPLMFLSGALFPLSGLPAWLKLATTLNPMTYAVESIRSVVFDHLDLTPAARATFDPGITWGGWQVPLVVQVAVVVVTCLTLLGLAVARFARTE